Proteins from a genomic interval of Crassostrea angulata isolate pt1a10 chromosome 7, ASM2561291v2, whole genome shotgun sequence:
- the LOC128192032 gene encoding caspase-7-like isoform X2, translated as MPGPRYSTQKCMGRVLIVQNQKYVGIRHTRGDKEEDNKVEEMKTTLGKMGFTDACIEVHKNKTKAEMIRLLEDVAKRTDLKDDYCFICMVLSYGKDGVIICCDETHSPANPTPSMQLPVSELQECLKGDKCRDLLLKPKIFMLQLEAVPYSSPQSAANLPSDTHTEKPVKIPREADFLIYTCVRDYALTAWIEGFKQYVLKPEQSEQHGQPKQPMEPMEIQKLLTRMNHLYCKPYIDAGSYVDIPCVTSLLTREAYLKLEEPSPK; from the exons ATGCCAGGACCaag GTATAGTACTCAAAAATGCATGGGCAGAGTGCTCATTGTCCAAAATCAGAAGTATGTTGGTATTCGTCATACTCGAGGAGATAAAGAGGAAGATAATAAGGTGGAGGAAATGAAGACAACATTAGGGAAAATGGGATTTACAGACGCATGTATTGAAGttcacaaaaacaaaaccaaagcaGAAATGATTCGATTATTGGAAGAtg TTGCTAAAAGAACAGATTTGAAGGATGACTATTGTTTTATCTGCATGGTCTTGTCTTATGGAAAAGATGGCGTTATTATTTGTTGTGATGAGACACATTCACCCGCAAATCCAACTCCAAGTATGCAACTACCTGTCTCTGAACTTCAAGAATGTCTGAAGGGAGACAAATGTAGAGACCTTCTCTTGAAACCGAAGATATTCATGTTACAG ttGGAAGCTGTTCCTTATAGCAGTCCGCAGTCAGCCGCCAATCTTCCGTCAGACACACATACAGAAAAGCCAGTGAAGATTCCAAGAGAGGCCGACTTTctgatatatacatgtgttaGAGATTatg CTCTCACCGCCTGGATTGAAGGATTTAAACAGTATGTCTTGAAACCTGAACAATCTGAACAACATGGACAACCTAAACAGCCCATGGAGCCCATGGAGATCCAAAAACTCCTGACACGGATGAACCATCTATATTGTAAGCCTTACATCGACGCTGGATCGTATGTTGATATACCTTGTGTGACCTCTCTTCTTACCAGAGAAGCTTACCTAAAGCTAGAGGAGCCAAGCCCAAAATAA
- the LOC128192032 gene encoding caspase-7-like isoform X1, translated as METHRYSTQKCMGRVLIVQNQKYVGIRHTRGDKEEDNKVEEMKTTLGKMGFTDACIEVHKNKTKAEMIRLLEDVAKRTDLKDDYCFICMVLSYGKDGVIICCDETHSPANPTPSMQLPVSELQECLKGDKCRDLLLKPKIFMLQLEAVPYSSPQSAANLPSDTHTEKPVKIPREADFLIYTCVRDYALTAWIEGFKQYVLKPEQSEQHGQPKQPMEPMEIQKLLTRMNHLYCKPYIDAGSYVDIPCVTSLLTREAYLKLEEPSPK; from the exons ATGGAGACGCATAG GTATAGTACTCAAAAATGCATGGGCAGAGTGCTCATTGTCCAAAATCAGAAGTATGTTGGTATTCGTCATACTCGAGGAGATAAAGAGGAAGATAATAAGGTGGAGGAAATGAAGACAACATTAGGGAAAATGGGATTTACAGACGCATGTATTGAAGttcacaaaaacaaaaccaaagcaGAAATGATTCGATTATTGGAAGAtg TTGCTAAAAGAACAGATTTGAAGGATGACTATTGTTTTATCTGCATGGTCTTGTCTTATGGAAAAGATGGCGTTATTATTTGTTGTGATGAGACACATTCACCCGCAAATCCAACTCCAAGTATGCAACTACCTGTCTCTGAACTTCAAGAATGTCTGAAGGGAGACAAATGTAGAGACCTTCTCTTGAAACCGAAGATATTCATGTTACAG ttGGAAGCTGTTCCTTATAGCAGTCCGCAGTCAGCCGCCAATCTTCCGTCAGACACACATACAGAAAAGCCAGTGAAGATTCCAAGAGAGGCCGACTTTctgatatatacatgtgttaGAGATTatg CTCTCACCGCCTGGATTGAAGGATTTAAACAGTATGTCTTGAAACCTGAACAATCTGAACAACATGGACAACCTAAACAGCCCATGGAGCCCATGGAGATCCAAAAACTCCTGACACGGATGAACCATCTATATTGTAAGCCTTACATCGACGCTGGATCGTATGTTGATATACCTTGTGTGACCTCTCTTCTTACCAGAGAAGCTTACCTAAAGCTAGAGGAGCCAAGCCCAAAATAA